The genome window catcaccatgtttgagttcgggatcgtttTTGGATACTGAATCAACGATCAAACTTAAGTACTTAACCTGCTCACGGAAAataaaaccgtacgctgagtaaaaactcagtggtatttttataatccgaattattaaaaaaataaaacaataaaatatgtataataagatgttaagcacaattgaacatttaaaatcacacaatactcaattttcatcacttgttatatataataattttccataatttattcacGTATTATTTAAACAATGGCATTATCGATTCCACattcaatttatgaatatatataactcgtgtattccatgtatttacaacatatttcacattctatttttaatttactatctcatattcttagcctaaagtagattttatagaacacaccggatatacagaacaaatacagaggtgcattattatgcactaatgaacaaatagcactaaagtgctatacagagagcactaatgtgctaataatcagagagcactaatgtgctaataatcaaatagcgcgctaaagttccttaatgacatgccattaatATCCCAGTAGTTTTAAATTTCGTCTATTTGGccattaaaattgaattttatacatataaaaaacaatccaattatcatatttgcacaatttcacatttacacatatatattcataatatatatattccaatcCAATTCAACCAAGATAATTTCATCACAGACCAAagcaatccatttcaattgtaaaatacaataatcctcacctcaatcacttaccataacatttaattagcatacaacaattaacaattagattcggattatagaaatacaaactaaaaattccgagctattcctcATCCgctatattttttcctttttttttagtcGAGAATTCCGGTACGACGCTAGCtatggaattaaaacaattaaaaatcatcaataaaacaccattcaatctcaaattaaatatttcaatttttactcaatattttctaaatttcaatttagtccctactattcaaaacttatgttttattttacaaatcaaccatTTACTAACtcctaacttgaaattcaatcaatttaacccctaattcatcaattaattcaacatgaacaacatctaaaatttactaactttcaaaatttcaacttaaatcaagtagtattttgttctaggattccaaaacatcaaaattataagaaaatggactaatttaacttaccaaattaagctTGGAACTTCAAAACcccaatttttccttttctttcattccttctttccttctctgtttcgttttTCAATTCtgtttcttccttcttttctatttgtttgttttattagttaatgtaatataataatacaatataataatattttaatctaaaatatcttatacttaaataataagtaaattatacatattattacaaatgtatgtatatattttattacacatGTATTGTATTTTTACCACACAAGTGTCacatttttagtttatttactaatttagtcccttaattttgtctatttcataattaaactttcacaatcaattcaatttaatccttttatctaattaaccttaattaagtcaaattcacctaatcaaaacctaattaactacacaactagctttgtaaatatttattaaaatatttacgaatctgATTTACCGGAACGGAGTCTcgaaaatacatttttaaaaaaaatcacatttgactcgtaaatattaaataataatatttacaaacttactcgtcaaatttagtggcctcgaaccactatttctgactcCACTAAAAATCGCGTTGTTAcaagtttcatgtgtatagTCGCACTAACTAAAAGTTCATGTATTAAATTACACATTGAagcaaagttcatatataatatttatatttatatttatcttgaaattaaaatatctatttagTATTATTGAAAGGGGTTAACTCATTCGAGAGAAGTTTTTAAAGTGTTTCCCGTCGAGCAACCAACCTCAAGTGGTACTATACTTAAAATTATGTTGCCTAAGTTCCATAGATTTGTGGTTTGAGTCTCCACACACCTAGCTTACCTTCATAATTAACATCACACTCTATATTGACacttttcctttcaattttaaagattgtatttGTTTATCACCACCAAAGGAAGTGCCCCCTTTGTGaaccatttatatatatatgactctCAACGAAGGCAAAGGACAAAATCTTGACACAGGGACAACAATTTTGATCTCCTTTGAGTCTTAAATATCACCACCAAAGGAGGCGACTTCTTTCATAAACCATACATGGCTTTCAACAACAATAGAAAACAAAACCTTAAcatagaataatattttttattattagggaCCAATCAATTGCAcgacaaataatattttaaaaacctCTTCTAAAGAAGTTCCCTCTACTTTATTCACTTTTGGGAGCAGTAATAATTTAATAccaacaataagaaaatatagtCAAAGGCggaaatacttttaaaaaaaatagaaagaaagttAAAGGCTAAATGAAGTTACGAAGCAAAAGCTGGTACTGGTCCTTGTTCCGGCCTGTTGGCTTGCTGTGTTTGGTTTCAGAATGCACGGGTCACATGTCCAAGGTTCGAGGGCCGGTGCCtgagagaagaagagaaagaaagagaatgaAGCAAATCCAAAATAAGAGGTATTCCAAAATACCTCCCTTTTGCCAATTCTTTTTGTAAAGGCTTTCTTTTTGCAAAGGCTTTCTTCCCTTTCCTTCTCCAGTTTTTTAATTACACGTTGGCGCTCTCTTTTTGCAAAGACTTTCTTCCCTTTCCTTCTCCAGTTTTTTAATTACACGTTGGCGCTCTCTTTTTGCAAAGGCTTTCTTCCCTTTCCTTCTCCAGCAAGCATCCTTTTGccaattcttttttatatatttaggtttttaattacaCCTTGGCGCACTCTTTTTCCAAAGGCTTTCTTCCCTCTCCTTCTCCAGCAAGCATGGAAGAAAGCGAAAGTGCGAGCGATAAACCGCGGCCATGGCAATCTTATCACACTGTTTACACCAACGCCAAAGCAGGTAATActcaaatcttttctttttacttgaTTTCTGATCCATCATCAAATCACTTCTCGCTTTCCTTCTTGTTCAATTTTCTAGGATTATTCAATGTTTATTCGCCGTTTCAGTTATCAATTCACCTCCAAATCTTCTTTTATGAACGaatagaatttgaaaatttaataaccGTTAGTTGATCCTTTTTTAAAGGTATGGATGGAGTTGATAAAGAAAAAGTTCAGAGAGTAGTGTATGAGATGAGCAAAGGATCAAAATATTTCGAAAATGAAGAGCGAAAGGAGGCTTTACTTCGGCAAAAAATAGAGCATATGCGAGCTCGAGCTGCGAAGCTTTCCGCTGCTGATTTATCTCATTATCAAAAGGTTCTTTTAATTCCGCTTTATACGAATTGCAAAAGTCGAAATTatgtttaagtaaataaatgatttGCTATTTTTCTTAGGTTGCGGATAAGAGAATTTTAGAGCTCGATTCTACACGTGACCTTTCTAGGATTTGGTTACATGTAGATATGGATGCTTTTTATGCGGCTGTTGAAACTTTGAGTAATCCTTCGTTGAAGGGTAAACCGATGGCTGTTGGTAGTATGTCTATGATTTCCACTGCTAATTATGAGGTTTGAATCGCTTCACACAATTAAATTGGTGAAAACTGATTTGTTTCTGTAAAAATTACTCTTACTAAATTTCAATCACTCTGTAGGCTCGCAAATTTGGCGTTCGTGCTGCCATGCCTGGGTTCATTGCGCTTGAATTATGTCCAGATTTGATATTTGTCCCCACAGATTTCAAGAAATATACTTATTATAGTGATTTAACTAGAAAAGGTTAGATGCTTTGCTTTTTAAACAGAGTTCTTGATGCAATTCTGGGTTATGGTTTGCTGATCTGTTATATTGCATATGTTCCTCTATGATAGTTTTTTGGGACTATGATCCTAATTTCATGGCTGCCAGTTTGGATGAAGCTTACCTTGATATTACTAAGGTTTGCGAAGAACGAAGCATTACTGGTGCAGAAGTAAGTTTGTACTATCAGTTTGTTTTTCCGGCTGCTTAACTGATGATCTTTTATGCTGATGCCATCTTTTGTCTTTCTATTTAGATTGCTGAAGAACTCAGATCTAGAGTACATGAAGAGACTGGTTTGACATGTAGTGTTGGAGTGGCTCCAAATCGCTTACTTGCTAAGGTTCTATTTTCTGTTCTTGGCATATAATTGCAGTTGAGAAGCTGCATCTGCAATTGTCGTCACTATGAATTTTGCTATTGTAGCATTGTCAaatcaaaattggaatattgcattTTATGCAGAAATTCTACAATTTTCCATAGGAAGTTATTTCTTCAAATTGATGAGGTCAGTAGTAATGTTGGATGAAAATGTGACAACTCTTTTGTTGATTAACAATACTTTGTTCTTGACTGTTAACTTGTTTGGATTATGTTTACCAGATTTAGTTTTACGGAATAtagaatatttcaaattcaGTTTGCCTGTCACAGTTTCTGTGTGTAGTCAATTCATCAAAAGCAAAGAAATCACAGTGGACATTCCATAATATCGTCACAGCTAGTTGTTTACACCTTTCTTTGTTGCCCCTTCTGAATGTATTCAAATTTTCCCCTCAGGTTTGCTCAGATATTAACAAGCCAAATGGGCAGTTTGTTTTACCAAATGACCGCATGGCTGTCATGACATTTATATCCTCACTTCCTATTCGGAAGGTATTCTTTGATCAGCTAATCTTTAGTTCTTGTTTCAAACTTTGTATCTTTGATTTGTTATGAAGTCCTTAACGATTTAATTTTCCTTGGataagaaacaagaaaaaatgatttcatttcttaaCTGGACAAAAGGTTTCTATCTGAAAAAAGTGGAGATTGAGAAAACTGAATTTGCAGATTGGGGGTATAGGCAAGGtgacggaaaatattttaaagggtGTTTTCGGAATCAGTACTTGTGAAGAGATGCTGCAGAAAGGCAGTTTCCTCTGTGCGCTATTTTCTCATTCTTCATCAGGTTAGCATACTGATAAGGAGTCTCTACTGTTCAAGACTGAGTGATTATCGTAGGAAATTTTATGAAACTGCACATACGGTGGGGATAATTGTCCTGCATTCCCTTATGGCTATAGTCAGCTGTGTCAACTTTACTTGTCAAAACCTAGTGATTTCAGTTGAGGTTGACTTTTATTCAGAGCTTTCTGAAGCATTTGGCAGTCATAGCATGTGTTAAATCTCCTTTGCTGATAGATACttaatttgatgtgattctgcgaaacaaaaagaaaggggTTAACTGTGAATGAGTTCTGTTATAAGTATTCAGCACAATGTTTCTAAGTTCTTGAATTGATTTTACATAATCAATAATCAATGAGGCTAAAGTGACCATCAAAGTAAATGTATTTTCATGCATAGAGAGGGAATGAATTTTATGGGATTCTGATCCCTTTTTCCTAATGATTTTAGATTTCTTCCTATCTGTTGGATTGGGCCTTGGAGGGACGGATACTCCTGAGGCCAGGTTTCGGAAAAGTATCAGCAGTGAGAGGACATTTTCTGCAACAGAGGATGCTGCATTGCTTTATCAGAAATTAGGTAGACagtctcaatttttttttctcctttgaaTTCATAGATTGGTGGTTTCTTTTCTGCTGTTCTTTTCATAGTCATGTGTTTAGTACTTCCTTAAGGTGAAAATGGTTTTTAAACAGTTGAGCTtcagcaaattaaattaatagtttatttGAGGGAGGTATCAATATCAATGTTTTAGCAGCACCATTTTGATAAGATTGTTAAGATGGATGACGGAATGCACCTCACTGGACGCTGTTTGGCTTGGGATATTTTGCAAAATGTCTCCTAGCTTGTTTGGCATTCAGAATCCATTCAGCTATCCTCCTTATAATTGTACCCTTAATATAGGCAGCTTTTATGTTGGATTAAACTTGTCTTCCCCGTGTGTGTGTTTGTGTCAAAGCAATTTAGGTGGCATTGTCTTCAAAACTCACTAATCATTTATCTCAGCAATTGAGCTTTGTTCTGTTTGTATTTGTAGCTGATATTGCAGAGATGCTGTCAGCTGACATGCAAAAAGAGGGCCTTTCTGGACGAACATTaactcttaaattaaaaactgcATCTTTTGAGGTACATCCATGAAATCATGATACCTCAttgcttttctctttttctttccttttatgcTCAATGACAAGCGGCAAAATTTAAAGGAATGGTTggttatatatttgaaatgggCCAATTCTGGTTTCAGATTCTTTTCTCTCAGGCTTCTTTTTTACCTTTTATCCCAAGGATTAATAGcaattgtatttatatttaaaattttgctgACATGTTATCCATTATTGGCTTTATTTCCTCTTATCTTTTGGTGCCTTCCCTTTTTGTGTTCGTAGCTGATATGGACTACAATCTTCAGGTTCGTACAAGGGCTGTCACCTTGCAGAAATATATTTCTTCAAGTGATGACATCCTAAAACACGCTTCAAACTTATTAAAGGCGGAGCTCCCTATTTCGTTGAGACTGATAGGTAGACTTTATGTGTTGCCTGTTATTATCTATTATTTAATGGCTATGGAGCAGGAAAGAAAACATGGGTAGAATAAGTCTTTGTTGTCTGCATATTATATCGGTGCATTTATGTTCTTTGCTGTTAGGTCTGCGAGTGTCTCATTTCAATGAAGATAAGGGGGGTGTACCTGGTGACCCTACACAAAAAACTCTCACTACGTTTTTTAAATCAGGAGATGCTTCTAGAAGAACTGGGGATGATCAACGCTCCTTAGGTTCAGATTTGAGTGATCTCCACTTCATAAGTGAAAAGGAAACTGCCATTTCTCTTGACAACAATGAGACATGTCACCATGAGTTCGGAGATCCATTTGAGAGGAAGCATTTATCAGATATAGATGACAAAAATTGCATTTCCAGCATAAATGCTTGTGAAATGGAGAAAATTGAACTTTCTAGCAACAAAACTGCGGCCATGGTACTTGTTAAAATTTGTTCTACCCTACCCTAGTAATTCCTTTTTTGTTTATCTTATCACTCCATAATGCTTTAATATTATGATGCATTTATCTATTTCCCTAGGTGAATACCGCCGATGTGAAAGAGCGGACCACAAAATCTCCTAAAAGAGACTTATCACGAGTGTCAGAAGATGATTCGT of Gossypium raimondii isolate GPD5lz chromosome 3, ASM2569854v1, whole genome shotgun sequence contains these proteins:
- the LOC105795177 gene encoding DNA polymerase kappa — protein: MEESESASDKPRPWQSYHTVYTNAKAGMDGVDKEKVQRVVYEMSKGSKYFENEERKEALLRQKIEHMRARAAKLSAADLSHYQKVADKRILELDSTRDLSRIWLHVDMDAFYAAVETLSNPSLKGKPMAVGSMSMISTANYEARKFGVRAAMPGFIALELCPDLIFVPTDFKKYTYYSDLTRKVFWDYDPNFMAASLDEAYLDITKVCEERSITGAEIAEELRSRVHEETGLTCSVGVAPNRLLAKVCSDINKPNGQFVLPNDRMAVMTFISSLPIRKIGGIGKVTENILKGVFGISTCEEMLQKGSFLCALFSHSSSDFFLSVGLGLGGTDTPEARFRKSISSERTFSATEDAALLYQKLADIAEMLSADMQKEGLSGRTLTLKLKTASFEVRTRAVTLQKYISSSDDILKHASNLLKAELPISLRLIGLRVSHFNEDKGGVPGDPTQKTLTTFFKSGDASRRTGDDQRSLGSDLSDLHFISEKETAISLDNNETCHHEFGDPFERKHLSDIDDKNCISSINACEMEKIELSSNKTAAMVNTADVKERTTKSPKRDLSRVSEDDSSVQREPEDSNPDRLNKEPSTSGNEEFFSLNQMEMLFWVDDYKCSLCGAELPSSFVEERQEHSDFHLAERLQEEESGTGSSSLIPRLRIVPKDCSGSPNRRKKHKSSPKQGMHLPIDSFFTKKSSGQL